A window from Ferviditalea candida encodes these proteins:
- a CDS encoding Flp family type IVb pilin — protein sequence MLKKFLQNQKGTPSIETVAIVAFIALAIFTNLDALGNAVGNVFDYVKDQLTAKIG from the coding sequence ATGTTAAAAAAGTTTCTACAAAACCAGAAGGGTACGCCATCTATCGAAACCGTTGCAATCGTCGCGTTCATCGCATTGGCAATCTTTACAAATCTTGATGCACTTGGAAATGCTGTCGGTAACGTATTCGATTACGTGAAGGATCAGCTTACCGCTAAAATCGGCTAA
- a CDS encoding DUF4320 family protein — protein MLAIKRFIRDKKGVSEAIGFLATILLLMLVILNIWPPVKYVLQELVIENVNRVTLMEMEEEGGFTTDIKNKAIERLTNFGFDESKIEVTSTTPKPIQWGNEINLTIRYVNDYKQYSFSNFALSQSQEDKTIEVTRSSVSREYFK, from the coding sequence ATGCTCGCCATAAAAAGGTTTATTCGAGATAAAAAAGGTGTCTCGGAAGCCATCGGCTTCTTAGCGACAATTCTTTTATTGATGTTGGTCATTCTGAACATATGGCCGCCGGTTAAATACGTTTTACAAGAACTTGTTATCGAAAATGTTAATCGGGTCACTTTGATGGAGATGGAGGAGGAGGGCGGCTTTACAACAGACATTAAGAACAAGGCGATTGAACGTCTGACGAACTTTGGATTTGATGAATCAAAAATAGAAGTCACCAGCACCACTCCGAAACCGATTCAATGGGGAAATGAAATCAATCTCACGATTCGTTATGTGAATGACTACAAGCAATACAGTTTTTCCAATTTCGCTTTAAGTCAGTCGCAAGAAGATAAGACGATTGAGGTGACAAGGAGTTCGGTTAGCCGTGAATACTTTAAGTAA
- a CDS encoding Flp family type IVb pilin, with the protein MLKKFLKNQKGTPSIETVAIVAFIALAIFSNLDALGNAVGSVFDYVRDQLTAQIGG; encoded by the coding sequence ATGCTGAAAAAATTCCTGAAGAACCAAAAAGGAACGCCGTCGATCGAGACTGTGGCAATTGTAGCCTTCATTGCATTGGCCATATTTTCCAACCTCGATGCACTTGGAAATGCAGTCGGCAGTGTATTCGATTACGTGAGGGATCAGCTCACCGCCCAAATCGGCGGCTAG
- a CDS encoding type II secretion system F family protein: MVIANGLLLACSLSVLFYEVILYWHRKKSLGYKRLKSFQKEIKKKEHILDKIGNLLMPLIRRIPKKESMEVFILRAGSPYNLTFKRYVVIKLIATIAVYYFLAPDSPVFATIYVLIGFFGLDILLFAKKKQRQQKIIRELPFMMSKIARSTSNGIPIREILVVLSTRLQGPLKEEVKRLLAHYNIDGNLSNCLPIFANRIGMDEVDNMAMAMVQAEQSGKMRAILEKQAEILKKRQNFKTMKGTKNRSNFLPLAAVGMVICIFLLVAVPMFLLVASNGLFN, from the coding sequence ATGGTTATCGCCAACGGATTGTTGTTAGCTTGTAGCCTTTCTGTTCTCTTTTACGAGGTCATACTGTATTGGCATCGCAAAAAAAGTCTTGGGTATAAGAGGCTGAAGTCTTTCCAAAAGGAGATTAAAAAGAAGGAACATATCTTAGACAAAATTGGAAATCTCCTCATGCCCTTGATCCGAAGGATCCCAAAAAAAGAGAGCATGGAAGTGTTTATCTTACGGGCGGGCAGTCCGTATAATCTTACCTTTAAAAGGTATGTAGTAATAAAACTAATAGCGACAATAGCCGTCTATTATTTCTTAGCACCCGATTCCCCGGTATTCGCAACCATTTATGTGCTGATAGGATTTTTTGGCCTAGACATCCTCCTTTTTGCGAAAAAGAAACAAAGACAGCAAAAGATAATCCGAGAATTACCTTTCATGATGTCGAAAATAGCCAGATCAACATCGAACGGAATCCCGATAAGAGAAATCCTCGTGGTTCTATCAACAAGACTGCAAGGGCCTTTGAAAGAGGAAGTCAAACGATTATTAGCTCATTACAACATAGACGGCAACCTTTCAAACTGCTTACCCATTTTTGCAAACAGGATAGGTATGGACGAAGTTGATAATATGGCAATGGCTATGGTTCAGGCTGAACAATCCGGAAAGATGAGGGCGATTCTGGAAAAACAAGCGGAAATACTAAAAAAACGACAGAACTTCAAAACGATGAAGGGGACGAAAAATCGGTCCAACTTTCTACCGTTGGCAGCAGTGGGAATGGTTATATGTATTTTTCTCCTTGTTGCGGTTCCGATGTTTTTGTTGGTCGCATCAAACGGTTTGTTCAATTGA
- a CDS encoding prepilin peptidase — translation MITWQLVVIYFFVSWGVVTDIWKREISNYLVGTLFLIGILTNIFTGTWLLMIISVVIVTAIALILFKIGMYGGGDLKLLIASTSLMGLEWVFGVFFYSLIIALPLFAYYMIKDKTWKPCTPYAVAILGGVMWQNLSPLI, via the coding sequence ATGATCACTTGGCAACTTGTTGTTATTTATTTTTTCGTTTCGTGGGGGGTTGTTACTGACATTTGGAAAAGAGAGATTAGCAACTATTTAGTCGGAACTTTATTTTTAATAGGAATTCTGACGAATATATTCACGGGAACATGGCTGTTAATGATAATCTCTGTAGTAATAGTCACCGCAATCGCTCTTATTCTTTTCAAAATTGGCATGTACGGTGGTGGCGACCTCAAACTATTGATAGCCTCAACCTCGCTTATGGGGCTTGAGTGGGTGTTTGGGGTATTTTTTTACAGCCTGATAATTGCCCTGCCCCTATTTGCCTACTACATGATCAAAGATAAGACATGGAAACCATGCACCCCTTACGCTGTTGCGATATTGGGTGGCGTCATGTGGCAAAACCTAAGTCCATTGATATAG